In Apium graveolens cultivar Ventura chromosome 10, ASM990537v1, whole genome shotgun sequence, the following are encoded in one genomic region:
- the LOC141691405 gene encoding uncharacterized protein LOC141691405 → MESSPKQSFYDSAPATGEGDKATAWVKPLPNTVKVSVDATVFEDRGGVGFGLVDRDSDDLLIEARAIVDPHLINPMLAETMAIKKVLNWIDGTPWQRVMIKSNCLAVIQAIRCTTSMRSHFGRFVEDCRVFMQRLNNISLFFVKRSANTVAHKLARQSYIYSGRVFDRRSVPIKIKKCINLDLIQ, encoded by the coding sequence ATGGAAAGTAGCCCAAAACAAAGTTTCTATGATTCCGCTCCAGCCACAGGTGAAGGAGATAAAGCAACAGCTTGGGTAAAGCCTTTACCAAATACAGTTAAGGTGTCTGTTGATGCAACCGTGTTTGAAGATCGTGGTGGTGTTGGTTTTGGATTAGTTGATAGAGACTCTGATGATTTACTGATTGAAGCAAGAGCAATAGTAGATCCACACTTAATAAATCCGATGCTGGCAGAGACAATGGCGATTAAGAAAGTTCTAAACTGGATAGATGGAACTCCATGGCAGCGGGTAATGATTAAATCTAATTGCCTAGCTGTGATTCAAGCAATCAGGTGTACTACTTCCATGCGATCACATTTTGGTCGGTTTGTGGAGGATTGTCGAGTGTTCATGCAACGACTCAACAACATTAGTTTGTTTTTTGTTAAACGATCTGCGAATACGGTGGCTCACAAACTTGCTAGGCAGTCCTATATTTATTCAGGTCGTGTGTTTGATAGGAGATCTGTTCCTATCAAAATTAAAAAATGTATTAATTTGGATTTAATTCAGTAA
- the LOC141692704 gene encoding BTB/POZ domain and ankyrin repeat-containing protein NPR1, whose protein sequence is MDTQTPLSDSNDSTITKLTDSFSHENNVLSMNRLSENIQSIFSPSSPDFDYFSDAKIVSSDGRVIPVHRCILAARSAFFNSILREKVSDAIVKLELKELAREYEVSFEAVVTVLAYMYSGKVRQLPKGVCVCADEECDHVACRPVIDFVLEVLYASFVFQISELFAVCQSHLLDIVDKAAVDDILVVLYVANMCCNACEKLFTRCMQIVVNSNVDSVTLDKVLPENIKKRIMDSRIELGLIGPESNNYPDKHVKRIHRALDSDDVELLRMLLKEGNTSLDDACALHYAVAYCDAKTTTELLDLALADVNHTNSRGYTVLHVAATRRDPKIIVSLLTKGARPSDLTSDGRKALQICKRLTRALDYRTTEKGIDFPKDRLCIEILEQAESRDPLLGEASVSLAMAGDDLRMKLLYLENRVGLAKLLFPMEAKVAMDIAQVEGTSEFPSAGMISKVMSDAQRTTVDLNDAPFKLKEEHLNRLRALSKTVELGRRFFPRCSQVLDKIMDTDDLSQLAYLRNDSPDERETKKQRYTEIQELLNEAFSEDKEEFHRSSNLSSNLSSSASSTSPGVKPNGSPPVNR, encoded by the exons ATGGACACACAAACACCTCTCTCCGATTCAAACGACAGCACGATAACCAAACTCACCGACTCATTCTCACACGAAAACAATGTATTATCAATGAATCGTCTCTCCGAGAACATCCAATCGATCTTCTCTCCATCTTCTCCTGACTTCGATTACTTCTCCGACGCTAAAATCGTCTCCTCCGACGGCCGAGTCATTCCGGTTCACCGCTGCATATTAGCGGCGAGGAGCGCCTTCTTCAATTCGATTTTGCGTGAAAAAGTAAGTGATGCGATTGTGAAATTGGAATTGAAAGAGTTAGCGAGAGAGTATGAGGTGAGTTTCGAGGCGGTAGTTACGGTATTGGCGTATATGTACAGTGGAAAAGTTAGACAGTTACCGAAAGGTGTGTGTGTTTGTGCGGATGAGGAATGTGATCATGTGGCGTGTAGGCCGGTGATTGATTTTGTTCTGGAGGTTTTGTATGCTTCGTTTGTTTTTCAGATTTCGGAGTTGTTTGCTGTTTGTCAG AGTCACCTTCTGGACATTGTGGATAAGGCTGCAGTGGATGACATTTTAGTGGTTTTGTATGTGGCAAACATGTGCTGCAATGCTTGTGAGAAATTGTTTACGAGGTGTATGCAGATTGTTGTCAACTCTAATGTTGATAGTGTAACTCTTGATAAAGTTTTGCCTGAGAACATTAAAAAACGAATTATGGATTCACGTATAGAACTGGGATTAATTGGTCCTGAAAGCAATAATTATCCGGACAAACATGTTAAAAGGATACACAGGGCTCTAGATTCAGATGATGTAGAGTTGCTAAGAATGCTTCTGAAAGAGGGAAATACCAGCCTTGATGATGCTTGTGCACTTCATTATGCTGTGGCTTACTGTGATGCAAAGACCACAACAGAGCTTCTTGATCTTGCGCTTGCAGATGTAAACCATACTAATTCTAGGGGTTATACCGTGCTTCATGTTGCGGCAACTCGCAGAGATCCTAAGATTATAGTATCACTTCTCACAAAGGGAGCTCGACCTTCTGATCTCACTTCAGATGGAAGAAAAGCCCTTCAGATATGTAAGAGACTGACTAGAGCTTTGGATTACCGTACTACTGAGAAAGGAATAGATTTTCCCAAGGATCGTCTATGTATAGAGATTTTGGAGCAAGCAGAGAGCAGAGATCCATTATTAGGAGAAGCTTCTGTGTCTCTAGCTATGGCTGGTGATGATCTGAGGATGAAGTTGTTGTACCTTGAAAATAGAG TTGGACTTGCAAAACTGCTTTTTCCTATGGAAGCTAAAGTTGCGATGGATATTGCTCAAGTTGAAGGCACCTCTGAATTTCCATCAGCTGGTATGATTTCCAAAGTTATGTCTGATGCTCAGAGGACAACAGTCGACTTGAACGATGCACCTTTTAAACTTAAAGAGGAACATCTGAATAGGCTAAGGGCACTCTCAAAAACCG TTGAACTTGGGAGGCGATTTTTCCCTCGATGTTCACAAGTGCTCGACAAAATTATGGATACTGATGATCTATCTCAGCTGGCTTACCTGCGGAATGACTCCCCAGATGAGCGAGAAACGAAAAAACAAAGATATACTGAGATTCAAGAACTGCTTAATGAAGCATTCAGCGAGGACAAAGAGGAATTTCATAGGTCTAGCAACCTATCGTCCAATCTATCATCTTCCGCCTCATCTACATCCCCGGGCGTAAAGCCTAATGGTAGCCCCCCTGTCAATAGATAA
- the LOC141691406 gene encoding nucleosome assembly protein 1;2-like, which translates to MANNNSSFNMSNLESALIMNAETDNNSFQNELDNLPPEVLKRIEALKQIQNQHDEFYAKFLEEKTKLEAKYEKFYQPLYCKRYDIINGVVEVEGITENDIVKGVPNFWLNVIKHNDIVGEEFTERDEGALIYLKDIKYSKLVDEKGFKLEFFFDTNPYFKNSILTKTYQLIDEYDPIIDKTTGTKIEWYPEKCLTKKIIKKKPKKGSKDAKPVTKTTKCESFFNFFDPPKLPKIDDIDDDTAEEFQYSLDFDYEVGLTIREKLIPQAVLWFTGEADQVTYGDFVHDDEDDEVHDIVLEGEEDDEDTDDDNEYEEDEEVDNEESSKKDDEAA; encoded by the exons ATGGCAAATAACAACAGCTCTTTCAACATGTCCAATCTCGAGTCTG CTTTGATAATGAACGCTGAAACTGACAAC AATTCCTTCCAGAATGAGCTTGATAATCTCCCTCCTGAAGTCTTGAAACGTATTGAGGCGCTCAAACAAATTCAG AACCAACATGATGAGTTTTATGCAAAATTTTTGGAAGAAAAAACAAAACTTGAGGCCAAGTATGAAAAATTTTATCAACCACTTTATTGTAAG AGGTACGATATCATTAATGGTGTCGTTGAAGTTGAAGGGATTACGGAAAATGATATAG TGAAAGGTGTTCCCAATTTCTGGCTCAATGTAATAAAACATAATGACATTGTTGGTGAGGAG TTTACTGAACGTGACGAGGGAGCTCTCATATACCTCAAAGATATCAAATATAGCAAATTGGTTGATGAAAAGGGATTCAAGCTCGAGTTTTTCTTTGACACAAATCCGTACTTCAAGAACTCAATTTTGACAAAAACTTATCAATTAATTGATGAATATGATCCAATCATAGATAAGACTACAGG GACGAAAATAGAATGGTATCCGGAAAAATGTTTGACCAAaaaaattattaagaagaagCCGAAAAAAGGATCTAAGGATGCTAAGCCAGTCACCAAGACTACGAAATGTGAGAGttttttcaactttttcgatccacCTAAACTTCCTAAGATTGACGATATTGATGATGATACT GCTGAAGAGTTTCAGTATTCATTGGACTTTGATTATGAAGTTGG ATTAACCATCAGGGAGAAACTTATCCCTCAGGCAGTGTTGTGGTTTACTGGCGAAGCTGATCAAGTAACATATGGAGATTTTGTTCATGACGACGAAGATGATGAAGTTCATGATATTGTCTTGGAAGGTGAAGAGGACGATGAAGACACCGATGATGATAATGAGTATGAGGAGGATGAAGAGGTAGATAATGAGGAATCTAGTAAGAAG gaCGATGAAGCTGCATAA